TCCGCTCATGAAACTGTTGTACGCAGGGGCGCCGTGCTCGGCGTCGTCCGTAGTCATCACATCGATCGATTGAGGAGCGTCGTAGCCGAGCCATACGATCGCGGATGAGGAGGGATCGATACCCTGGGCATCCTTAGCCGTATCGAAGGCACGTTTCACGGTGCCGTCGGCGAAACCGGAATTGAGTTTAGTGCCCAAGCCGGGTACATAGGCTGAGACGTTCTTTGAGGTGTCGGGATTTCCGAAGGCGACGATCGCTCTCCCGTTTCCTTCGAGACCGACCCCCAGAAGGAACATTGGTGGCTGACTGCCCGAGTTGAGCTTGGTCTGGATACCCTTCAGCCCGTCAAGCTTGTCTTTGGACGCCTCGTCGTGTCGGCCGTCCAACTGCGCGATGAGAAGCTGAATGTTCTCGCGGTTTGCTTCGTCGCGGACCACGGCCGGGATGCCGTCCAGGTTTCCGATGATCTCCGGGAAGGCGGCCTTGTACTCCTCGCGTTCCTCGTTGCTGAGGTTGTCCCACCACTTCTTGCGGTCGGCGGTCGACTTGTCCAACGGGATGTGGTCCGCGATGTAGCCACTCGCGGCAGAGCTCACGGCATCGACGTCGGACGCCACGTCCGCCCATGTCTTGGTGTTGACGTTCAGACCTGGCGCCGCCTTGAGCTTGCGCAGCGCCTTGCTGTACCGATCGTCGATCTCCTGGGCTTCCCGTACGGCGTAGGTGATGCGGTCGGCGATGTCCACGGCTTTGGCGTGGTGCGGGTTCGCACTCTTGAGCTGGGGATCGTTCGGCGCCAGCCCCGGTGATTGGAATCCGGTGTTGTTGCCCGTGATCAGGCCGTTGTTGGCCAGGACCGTGCCGCCGGGGATCGGCTCACCGGTGAGCTCGTTCTTCCCGCCTGCGGGATACGTGATGGCGCCGTCCTCGCTGACGGTGTACGCCAGCGCGGCCGCGTCGTCCAGCGCGTCAGTCAGGCGCCGCTTGGGGGCGGCGATTTCGGACGAGAAGCCGTCGAGGGCTCCGGTGATCAGACCGCACTCCACCTGGGAGTAGTGGAAGTCCTCGGACAGCTTCTGCAGCTGCTTGAGCGCCGCATCTGCGGCCTCGCCCTCGTTGGCCTTGTGCATGTCTGTGGTGATCTGTTTGTCGATGCGATCCTTGGCTGCGTCAGCCATGTCA
The nucleotide sequence above comes from Streptomyces sp. N50. Encoded proteins:
- a CDS encoding alpha/beta hydrolase, with translation MDLSTLKAINPSEYAEAADGYRAVSDMADAAKDRIDKQITTDMHKANEGEAADAALKQLQKLSEDFHYSQVECGLITGALDGFSSEIAAPKRRLTDALDDAAALAYTVSEDGAITYPAGGKNELTGEPIPGGTVLANNGLITGNNTGFQSPGLAPNDPQLKSANPHHAKAVDIADRITYAVREAQEIDDRYSKALRKLKAAPGLNVNTKTWADVASDVDAVSSAASGYIADHIPLDKSTADRKKWWDNLSNEEREEYKAAFPEIIGNLDGIPAVVRDEANRENIQLLIAQLDGRHDEASKDKLDGLKGIQTKLNSGSQPPMFLLGVGLEGNGRAIVAFGNPDTSKNVSAYVPGLGTKLNSGFADGTVKRAFDTAKDAQGIDPSSSAIVWLGYDAPQSIDVMTTDDAEHGAPAYNSFMSGISATNEHADPHITAIGHSYGSRLVGAATQEAGGIPGADDIILVGSPGVGVDKAADLGVGKDHVWVGAAENDIVTKLPSSKEAVAGTMGFFGGGPLGAYVGGEIADQGDDDIWFGKDPASKAFGANRFETLPGPELAQPAFPDVLDSKLSIEAHSNYFSPEEGKDKVSARNIAAIVAGQPGYVTRETPR